In one window of Rhinopithecus roxellana isolate Shanxi Qingling chromosome 15, ASM756505v1, whole genome shotgun sequence DNA:
- the ZDHHC24 gene encoding probable palmitoyltransferase ZDHHC24, with translation MGQPWAAGSADGAPARLPLVLTALWAAAVGLELTYVLVLGPGPPPLGPLARALQLALAAFQLLNLLGNVGLFLRSDPSIRGVMLAGRGLGQGWAYCYQCQSQVPPRSGHCSACRVCILRRDHHCRLLGRCVGFRNYRPFLCLLLHAAGVLLHISVLLGPALSALLRAHTPLHMAALLLLPWLMLLTGRVSLAQFALAFVTDTCVAGALLCGAGLLFHGMLLLRGQTTWEWARGQHAYDLGPCHNLQAALGPRWALVWLWPFLASPLPGDGITFQTTADVGHTAS, from the exons ATGGGGCAGCCCTGGGCTGCTGGGAGCGCGGATGGGGCGCCCGCGCGGCTGCCTCTCGTGCTCACCGCGCTGTGGGCCGCGGCCGTGGGCCTGGAGCTGACTTACGTGCTGGTGCTCGGTCCCGGGCCGCCCCCGCTGGGACCCTTGGCCCGGGCCTTGCAGCTGGCGCTGGCCGCCTTCCAGCTGCTCAACCTGCTGGGCAACGTGGGGCTCTTCCTGCGCTCGGATCCCAGCATCCGGGGCGTGATGCTGGCCGGCCGCGGTCTGGGCCAGGGCTGGGC TTACTGCTACCAGTGCCAAAGCCAGGTGCCGCCACGCAGTGGACACTGCTCTGCCTGCCGCGTCTGCATCCTGCGTCGGGACCACCACTGCCGACTGCTGGGCCGCTGCGTGGGCTTCCGCAACTACCGGCCCTTCCTGTGCCTGCTGCTTCATGCCGCCGGCGTCCTGCTCCACATCTCTGTGCTGCTGGGACCTGCACTGTCGGCCCTGCTGCGAGCCCACACGCCCCTCCACATGGCTGccctcctcctgcttccctggCTCATGTTGCTCACAG GCAGAGTGTCTCTGGCACAGTTCGCCTTGGCCTTTGTGACGGACACGTGCGTGGCGGGTGCGCTGCTGTGTGGGGCTGGGCTGCTCTTCCATGGGATGCTGCTGCTGCGGGGCCAGACCACATGGGAGTGGGCTCGGGGCCAGCACGCCTATGACCTGGGTCCCTGCCACAACCTGCAGGCAGCCCTGGGGCCCCGCTGGGCCCTTGTCTGGCTCTGGCCCTTCCTGGCTTCCCCATTGCCTGGGGATGGGATCACCTTCCAGACCACAGCAGATGTGGGACACACAGCCTCCTGA